A stretch of DNA from Acidobacteriota bacterium:
ATTAGTTCTTCGACGGCGATCGGAGTAAAGAACGTATCGACTACCAGGACTCCGCCATCGCCGACGATAAACCCGGCATTGCCCGATGCGAGACCTCCAGGTTTTGCGATGCCGGCAAAGACGCCTTCCGCGACTTTGACTAGTTCGAAGTTATCTTCGGCCCTAGGTGTGCTCGGCCGAGCCATCCCGCCAGCGCCCAGTATTCCGAAGCCAACTAGGACCAACCTGATTGTTGTCGTGACGGATGTTCTTCTCATCGTGCCTCCTCCAGTGTTGCGTAAGACCGAAGCCCGTGCGCGACTTCAGATAGATTAGCGGTGGAAAGGCAAATGATAAAACAGACGGTGCCAATCGGGTAAGTCACAAAGATCGTAAGCAGCGGATAGTGCGGAAGAGGGTTTACGGAAATTGCGGCCTGACCTTACCAGAATTCCACGCGACTGGGGGGGTAGTGTCCCAGTTTAGAATTAGGACACTACCAGTTTGGTCACGTCAATTGATCTGAAATCGTCGCCGCACGGCGAGGCCTGAGAGGAATATAAGAACGAGCGACGCGACGGATTGCAGTGTCGCCACAGCCCGAACGGCGAAGCCCCAACCGGGCCCGAAATCTGTCAGAAACGCAGCGAGCCAAGAGTTGTTGGCGGGCGTAACGATGTTGCTTGCTAGCCACTCTTCCTCCCTCTGCTCTTTAGGTTTTTCCTCGGCCATTAGCCCCCCACGCGTTACGACGGTGGCATTAAGAAATGAACTGATCGGGAGTCGGGCGCTAAAAAAGCTGCTGTGCGCGCGTGCTCGTTCTTGCGAGTCGGACCCCAAAAGAAATGATTGGTTTCAGTCTCCTTCAAACTCAAGGTCTCGGTGGATGCCATCCTGCGCTGACCCAGTTCTGTCTAACGACCAAAGCGATCTCATTGTTAAGGTTCAGTGCCTCGACTGTTGCCCGTCCGCAGCTCGTACGCCCTATCAACCGCACCCCGTCATCACTCCAGTAGAAGTGGCGGCGCCACTTCTGCCTTCTTGGATTGAAGAGTCGAACTCGTCGGCCGGTTACCGGGTCGTGCCCGTGAGTCTTCACACTCTTTGCGTTATTGCAGAGACGACACGCAAGCCAGAGGTTCTCTTCGTCTTCGGTCCCACCGGTTGCTCTTGGAGTGATGTGCTCTATCTCCAGAACCTGCATCGCGTAACGCTGAGGAGTCAAACAATATCCGCAACGGTTCTCGGCTGTGGCTCGGATGCGGGCTACCACCGCCTCAGAGATTCTTCTGCTGGTCATGGCACGAGCGGCGGTCTGAGCCCGCGTCTCACCGCTTCGGCCAGAGCCTGAGATTGGCGCAGCAGGCCCATCTCATAGGCTCTCATCAGCGCAGCAAGCTCGGCACGTTCAAGGTCGGTCAACTCTCCGGCCTGCTGGCGATCGAGCAATGCGCTAAGCCGCAGGTCGGCTTCGCGTTCCATCCGCAGCTCGGTCAGCGCCACTATCTGTTCGTCGGGCAGTTTGGAAATAGCACGAAGCTGATCGATCGCGTCCAGGGAGGGAAGAGAGGAGGCCAGCGCAGCCGCGATGATCTCGGAGACATCGCGATGAGCGTAAGCAGCGTACTTTGCGGCGCGCTCAAAGGTGTCGTCCGGTAGGTCTAGAGTTAACTGTGTGCTCATCGCTCCGAATTATAAGTTAGATACGACAGACACTTCAATGGCCAAAGCGCAAACCGCATCTGCAATACAAGTCGCCAAGTGTTACCAGTCTTCGAGGTTTCACAACGCGCTGTTTGTCTTTTCCAGCGCTGCCCTCAATCCTCGAGCGAGCTTCACCGGATCATCGTTGCCCCAGAAGTGCATGAAGAAAAGTCTCGGGTTCTCATCGAGCATGTGCGAGTGCAGCGCCGTGATTTGAATGCCTGCCTTGCGAAGCTCGCGTATCACCGGATTTACTTCGTTGGCGGTCATCACGAAATCGCCCGTGGTGGCCGCGCCTTTTGGACTCATCTGAAGATTGATCGCCGTAGCCGTGCCCATGAACGCGGGAACCTCTGTGCCGTCGGCCATGGTGATCTTTTCTTTTCGCGCAACTCCGATCTGTAACACGCCGCCGCGTTCGCGGCCTTGCACGCCAATTATCTCTTGAACCTTCTTCCAATCCCCTGCGGGAGGCGGTTGTGCGGCAGCCGTGGGAAGCGGACCCATCGGAGTCGCGCTCAATGACAACGCGTCCTTCACCGCGCGGGCCAGCTTCTCTTCGTCCCCGTGCCCCATGTAGTGCATATACAGAATTCGGGGCTGCTCGTTTAGGATGTGGTTG
This window harbors:
- a CDS encoding HNH endonuclease signature motif containing protein: MTSRRISEAVVARIRATAENRCGYCLTPQRYAMQVLEIEHITPRATGGTEDEENLWLACRLCNNAKSVKTHGHDPVTGRRVRLFNPRRQKWRRHFYWSDDGVRLIGRTSCGRATVEALNLNNEIALVVRQNWVSAGWHPPRP
- a CDS encoding DUF6364 family protein, encoding MSTQLTLDLPDDTFERAAKYAAYAHRDVSEIIAAALASSLPSLDAIDQLRAISKLPDEQIVALTELRMEREADLRLSALLDRQQAGELTDLERAELAALMRAYEMGLLRQSQALAEAVRRGLRPPLVP
- a CDS encoding DUF1259 domain-containing protein, coding for MLIRSKTVPRLIAIAALLLIFIGTAATRHNTTAAEDKAGGASSITSDLLDTKKIDAIIGRSGEMKDGVYKIGLPRTDLKVKADGVDIKPGLALGSWIAFTRTSSHVMVMGDLVLLENELNPVLSKLEENGIEISAVHNHILNEQPRILYMHYMGHGDEEKLARAVKDALSLSATPMGPLPTAAAQPPPAGDWKKVQEIIGVQGRERGGVLQIGVARKEKITMADGTEVPAFMGTATAINLQMSPKGAATTGDFVMTANEVNPVIRELRKAGIQITALHSHMLDENPRLFFMHFWGNDDPVKLARGLRAALEKTNSAL